Genomic segment of Apium graveolens cultivar Ventura chromosome 7, ASM990537v1, whole genome shotgun sequence:
ctttctttttaacaaatagAACTGGAGctccccacggagatacactgggCCTAATTATGCCTTTGTCCAAAAGTTCTTGAAGTTGagtagccaattctttcatttccataGGTGCCATTCTATACGGAGATTTTGAAATAGGTGTAGTTCCCGGAGTAAGATCTATCATGAACTCGATTTCCCTATCAGGGGGTAGTCTGGGTAAGTCATCAGGAAAGACATCTTTAAATTCTTTTACCACCGGAATATTCTCTATATGGAGAACATCCTTGTTTGTGTCCACAACATGTGCTAAATAGGACTGACAGCCTTGGCGTAACAATCTATTTGCTTGTAGTGCTGTCAAAAATTTGCGGGCCTGCTTATGCCCTCATAACGTGATCCTCTTATTATCTGGTCCTTTTAAACTAACTCGTTTAGATCTACAATTAATTTGTGCACCATAACGggctaaccaatccatccctagaattacatcaaattctcctaacctAAATGAAATAAGGTCAACATAGAAGGGTTGCCCTTGAATTTCTATTTTACATTCCTGACAAACCTGACCAACGGGAATAACTTCTTGATTCACAATCTCGACTGCCAAGATTTCGTCTAAAGGTATCGGTTCTAATCCCAATTTGTTAACAAAATTTTCAGATATTAAGGATTTAGTTGCACCGGAATCAATTAACACACATGCATCAACGAAATTCAATAATAACGTACATGCAATCACATCATTATCTGCCAGAGCATCCTTGAGGTTTATGTTGAAGGTGCGCGCAACGGGCTTGGCATTGTTGTTGGTACTTCCTCTCGGTAGAGGTGCTTCAAGTCTGGGTACAGAATCTCCCTTGTTCTTTTGGGGGCATTCTCGAGCATAATGTCCCTTTTTCCCGCATGCGTAACAATTCACTGTCTTCTCTTTGCAATTAGGGGATAGATGTCCCTTCTTTCCGCAGGTATAACATGTCCTTTCTTCCAAGCGACAACGTCCATTATGCCTTTTCCCGCATGTTTTGCACTCTGGCCACTGAGGTCTTCCTTGAATCAAATTTGTTGTGGGATTGGTTCAGAATCGATTATTTCCTTTATTCTCCAACCTCTTATCATTAGGCTTCTGGTCTTCTCACTTCACGAATGATCGCTTGCCTTTGTTCCGGTGAAGTCTATAGTTAACACTCCCTTCATCAGACTGAAACTTACGCTTATTTCCACCCTTCTCCTTTGGATATAAATCTGCCCCACTTTCGACAATTTGTGCTTTCTGCACTAGTGTGGCATAATCTAAAATCTCTAATACAGCAACTCTGTTCTGGATCCAGGGCTTCAGCCCTCGCTGGAAACGTCAACGTAATGTGGTACAAACCTAGATAGTTCAGAGAATTTATTCTCATACTTTGCCACAGTCATACTATCTTGCTTTAATTGTAGAACCTTCAATTCCATTTGAGCTTCCATTTATCGGGGAAAGTACTTTTCTAAGAATAGTTCCATAAACCTGTCTTAAGGAATAACAGTTGTCCCTTCTAAGTTTCTCTAAGCCTCCCACTAGTAGTTAGCTTCTCGTTTGAGCATATAGGCCGCAAATAGAGTCTTCTTATCATTTTCGATACCAACAATTTCAAAGGTCTTCTCAATGTCCCTAAGCCAAACCATAGCAGCAATAGGGTCAGATGTCCCATGAAACTCTGCAGGGTTCAAGGATTTGAAGGACTTAAAGGTGGCAACATTTTGGGCTTGCCTTGCTGGCAGAGCCCCAGCTACTAGTGGTTGAATCTGACGATGCCGGTTGAGTAATTCTGCCAGTCTGACTATGGGATCATTAGGATCCGGTGGAGCGTTATCATTTACTCCGCCTTGGTTGGGTCTGTTGATTTGACCTTGGTTAAATGGGGGTCTACCTCCTCTTTTTGGTGGCATCTATCACTAATAAGAGTAAACATTAAAAGtgatcactacaagaaaaacgcaATTAGACAACACCGATCAGACAACACTCgaccaaaaaagtgttgcccGAATTTTTTATACGACGGTTTTTCTGCAACCAAAAAACTGGTGTTGTCTGACGTGGATTACTACAAGCAATTAAAAAATGTTGTCTAGTAAAACAAATCAGATAAGTGTTTTCGAAATCAAGGTGTTGTGCGAATGGGAAGGCTTTAGCATTAATACAACGCTTTAAAATCCATTGTCTAGTTGATGGAGACAGACAATCCTTTCTAAAGTGATGTTGTGCAAATGAGTAAGTTTGCACAACGAGTTTTATAATTCATTGTCTGAAAATGATTGAGATAACGTCTAGTTTAACAGTTGTGGAAATGAGACAAGTGTTTTTTCTATTGTTTATTTAAGCTTAAATCGCACAATGTACAAATTAGGTGTTGTCTAAATGATACCTCATAGACAAGTGTTTTACCTATATTGTATACCCCCTATATCAGACAATGTTCAAATTCTTAAAACAGTTGTCTTTCTTACCAAATTTAAAAACATGTTGCATAACAAAATGTTCAAATAAACCGTTGTCTGATTTATTACAATAAAAATAGTAAACAATTtaaaaaacaattttaaacaattaattttaaatttttttaaaactacAAATTCTAATTAAATCCGCTTTCATccagattaaatatttaaattttatatttcaaaatagtttaattatctactttataattaacaaaaaaaataatcacaagtacttcaaatttatattgttaattgttcaattcaaacaagtgtttttcgacaaaaacacgttgtattaatctaccttatacaagtttttttaaaataaaacacttgtaacagtcagaaaaccgttatcgatatttataatctgttgtaaaatttataatactacaacaatcttaaagaaaaaaccgttgtagaattccaacaacggtatttccgaaaaaacacttatgtaaagtaacttaccacaacatgattttagaaaaaaccgttgtctatacttttactagtttttaaatttttttcggaataattatatgccaccgtttattaatttatacgagtaaccaataacttacaccaaattaatttttgtttattaagatttgaaatcatctttttcatagattttttgaatttttttaccTATTCGGATTAGACGTTACACAAATATTAATAGCGTCAACTAGATTATCACATTGATGAGGACATAACAtgtagattaagttaaaaatataactcgtaatatctatttgttggttttGTAGACTTCATACAGACGTTAATGGCGTTAACTTACGAATATTACTCATAACAACATAAAGCAGCACATAATCTATATATTAACTTACAGATATAAGTCATAGTAACGATATCCGGATTTAGTTGACATTATATACGAATGTTAATAGTGCTACTTTTCAGATATAACTCATTATAATATTATTCGGCGTATCATATGTGTGCTAACCTACAAATATACCTAATAATTACACTTCaaatttacattgttaattgttcaattcaaacaagtgttttttcgaaaaagcacgttgtattaatctaccttatacaagtatttttaaaataaaacacttgtaacattcagacaaccgttatcgatatttataatctgttgtaaaatttataagactacaacaatcttaaagaaaaaaccgttgtagaattgcaacaacggtatttcctaaaaaacacttatgtaaagtaacttaccacaacatgattttagaaaaaaccgttgtctatacttttactagtttttaaaaaaaattcggaataattatatgccaccatttattaatttatacgagtaaccgataacttacaccaaattaatttgtgtttattaagatttgaaatcaTTTTTTCATAGATTTTGGAATTATTTTACCTATTTGGATTAGACATTACACGAATATTAATAGCGTCAACTA
This window contains:
- the LOC141674810 gene encoding uncharacterized protein LOC141674810, whose translation is MEAQMELKRGLKPWIQNRVAVLEILDYATLVQKAQIVESGADLYPKEKGGNKRKFQSDEGSVNYRLHRNKGRPQWPECKTCGKRHNGRCRLEERTCYTCGKKGHLSPNCKEKTVNCYACGKKGHYARECPQKNKGDSVPRLEAPLPRGSTNNNAKPVARTFNINLKDALADNDVIACTLLLNFVDACVLIDSGATKSLISENFVNKLGLEPIPLDEILAVEIVNQEVIPVGQARKFLTALQANRLLRQGCQSYLAHVVDTNKDVLHIENIPVVKEFKDVFPDDLPRLPPDREIEFMIDLTPGTTPISKSPYRMAPMEMKELATQLQELLDKGIIRPSVSPWGAPVLFVKKKDGSMRLCIFFLRYDCVFTIENLTR